The Garra rufa chromosome 23, GarRuf1.0, whole genome shotgun sequence genome includes a region encoding these proteins:
- the LOC141298991 gene encoding uncharacterized protein, whose translation MKKIVLHGVPHLCLFAITDINEGQEITYDYGGDDLPWRSKRSIKKGLHQPLTLTTEQSQLVSTHVPSTEGLHQPLTLTTEQSQLVSTHVPSTEVCQYICLLNLVCLSLFLSFFLSACSSGNFISQDCIDLLRLPRHRHSPALSVKTIQGKPLGRGRIRYSSPCITLQLHAPLTVASTKIESPETDSNVEIPAEYEDYEDVFSKVFISP comes from the exons ATGAAGAAAATTGTGCTGCATGGTGTACCTCATCTTTGTTTATTCGCCATTACTGACATAAATGAAGGTCAAGAAATTACTTACGACTACGGAGGAGATGACTTGCCATGGCGTTCTAAACGCAGTATAAAGAAG GGTCTTCATCAGCCCTTAACTTTGACTACAGAGCAGAGTCAGCTTGTGTCTACTCATGTACCTTCTACAGAG GGTCTTCATCAGCCCTTAACTTTGACTACAGAGCAGAGTCAGCTTGTGTCTACTCATGTACCTTCTACAGAGGTTTGTCAATATATTTGTCTCCTGAATCTTGTCTGCCTTTCTCTCTTCCTGTCTTTCTTCCTGTCTGCCT GCTCATCTGGAAACTTCATCTCACAAGACTGCATAGATCTCTTACGCTTGCCACGTCACCGCCATAGCCCTGCACTTTCTGTCAAGACCATCCAAGGAaaaccactcggacgtgggcggatCCGGTATTCTTCACCATGCATCACTCTGCAA CTTCATGCTCCACTGACCGTCGCATCAACCAAGATTGAAAGTCCTGAGACTGACAGTAATGTGGAGATCCCAGCGGAGTATGAGGATTACGAGGACGTCttcagcaa GGTCTTCATCAGCCCTTAA